One stretch of Streptomyces sp. NBC_01363 DNA includes these proteins:
- a CDS encoding LLM class F420-dependent oxidoreductase — protein MKFGVSTFITDQGISPTSLGTALEERTFDSLFIAEHSHIPASRETPYPGGGELPEIYYRTLDPFVALTAIGVVTERLLLGTGIALIPQRDPIITAKEVASLDLVSGGRVILGVGVGWNREEMRDHGTDPSTRGRLTDERLRAMRELWTAEKAEFHGEFVNFDPVFAWPKPVQRPHPPIYVGGGEGAFRRVAQLGDAWLANSVSPQELGPQIQRLRALADREVPVTVYAAPDDPEQIEGYIGLGVERLLFYVPTMPERETLEYLNRVAEVAARYR, from the coding sequence GTGAAATTCGGGGTCTCGACCTTCATCACCGACCAGGGCATCAGCCCGACCTCGCTCGGAACCGCCCTTGAGGAACGCACATTCGACTCGTTGTTCATCGCCGAGCACAGCCATATCCCGGCGAGCCGCGAGACGCCCTACCCGGGGGGTGGTGAGCTGCCGGAGATCTACTACCGCACCCTCGACCCCTTCGTGGCCCTGACCGCGATCGGTGTGGTGACCGAGCGGCTGCTACTGGGGACCGGCATCGCGCTGATCCCGCAGCGCGACCCGATCATCACGGCGAAGGAGGTGGCCTCGCTCGACCTGGTCTCCGGTGGCCGCGTGATTCTCGGCGTCGGTGTCGGCTGGAACCGTGAGGAGATGAGGGACCACGGCACCGACCCCTCCACCCGCGGCCGGCTCACCGACGAGCGGCTGCGTGCCATGCGGGAGCTGTGGACCGCGGAGAAGGCCGAGTTCCACGGCGAGTTCGTGAACTTCGATCCGGTCTTCGCCTGGCCCAAGCCCGTGCAGCGCCCTCACCCACCGATCTACGTCGGCGGCGGCGAGGGCGCGTTCCGACGGGTGGCGCAGCTCGGCGACGCGTGGCTGGCCAACAGCGTGTCGCCGCAGGAGCTCGGTCCGCAGATCCAGCGGCTGCGCGCCCTCGCCGACCGCGAGGTGCCGGTGACGGTGTACGCGGCTCCCGACGATCCCGAGCAGATCGAGGGCTACATCGGTCTGGGGGTCGAGCGGCTGCTGTTCTACGTACCGACGATGCCTGAACGGGAGACGCTGGAGTACCTGAACCGAGTGGCCGAAGTCGCTGCCCGGTACCGCTGA
- a CDS encoding TIGR03668 family PPOX class F420-dependent oxidoreductase, giving the protein MPALTRAEARERFAAARIAHLATADTEGRPHLVPVVFALDGDTVMLAVDHKPKRTTRLKRLANITANPSVCLLTDHYEDDWDRLWWARADGEARVLPPADRSPQAVRCISLLTAKYQQYADRPPGGPVVEVSVLRWSGWRAS; this is encoded by the coding sequence ATGCCCGCTCTGACGAGAGCCGAGGCACGGGAGCGGTTCGCCGCGGCGCGCATCGCCCACCTCGCGACGGCCGACACGGAGGGCCGCCCGCACCTGGTTCCGGTGGTGTTCGCTCTGGACGGCGACACGGTGATGCTGGCCGTGGACCACAAACCGAAGCGGACGACGCGGCTGAAACGCCTGGCCAACATCACCGCCAACCCGTCGGTCTGTCTGCTCACCGACCACTACGAGGATGACTGGGACCGCCTGTGGTGGGCCCGGGCCGATGGCGAAGCCCGAGTGCTTCCGCCAGCGGACCGGTCCCCCCAAGCGGTCCGCTGCATCAGCCTGCTCACGGCGAAATACCAGCAGTACGCCGACCGGCCACCCGGCGGACCGGTGGTCGAGGTCTCGGTCCTGCGCTGGAGCGGATGGCGGGCGTCATGA
- a CDS encoding 3-keto-5-aminohexanoate cleavage protein, with translation MHFLDDSLLPENQEKLVIQAAPYGPEWLPGDADDLPLTMDEHVQAAVDCYNAGATVLHIHVRELDGHGSKRMSMFNELLGRLREAVPDMVLQIGGSISFAPEGEGADAKWLSYDTRHLLAELTPRPDQVTIAINTSQMNIVEIMTDDDLAGTSIAKPDYYKAYRDMVVEAGPDFYLEHLKRLHANDIQPHFQLATMAQLETVERLIRNGVYTGPLVLNYVAIGGGFAGRHPADLIEFVRRVPDGAVLTIESSMRAVAPMNAIAIALGVHVRVGNEDNLWARKGERMSSVRQIEQMVRISDALGRDIASGAEAKEIYHIGKYYTDTEQTLARLGMVPNRRAGQRGFMLRDTTR, from the coding sequence ATGCACTTCCTCGACGACTCCCTGCTGCCCGAGAACCAGGAGAAGCTGGTGATCCAGGCCGCCCCCTACGGCCCGGAGTGGCTCCCCGGCGACGCCGACGACCTTCCCCTGACCATGGACGAGCACGTCCAGGCCGCCGTCGACTGCTACAACGCCGGTGCCACCGTGCTCCACATCCACGTACGCGAACTGGACGGCCACGGCTCCAAGCGCATGTCCATGTTCAACGAGCTGCTCGGACGGCTGCGCGAAGCCGTTCCGGACATGGTCCTGCAGATCGGGGGATCCATCTCGTTCGCCCCCGAGGGCGAGGGCGCCGATGCGAAATGGCTGAGCTACGACACCCGCCACCTGCTGGCCGAACTCACCCCGCGCCCCGACCAGGTAACGATTGCCATCAACACCAGCCAGATGAACATCGTCGAGATCATGACGGACGACGACCTGGCCGGCACCTCCATCGCCAAGCCCGACTACTACAAGGCCTACCGCGACATGGTCGTCGAGGCCGGTCCCGACTTCTACCTCGAACACCTGAAGCGCCTGCACGCCAACGACATCCAGCCGCACTTCCAACTCGCCACCATGGCACAGCTGGAGACCGTCGAGCGCCTCATCCGCAACGGCGTGTACACAGGCCCGCTGGTCCTCAACTACGTGGCCATCGGCGGCGGGTTCGCCGGGCGCCACCCCGCCGACCTGATCGAGTTCGTCCGCCGTGTTCCCGACGGCGCCGTCCTCACCATCGAGTCCTCGATGCGCGCCGTCGCCCCCATGAACGCCATCGCCATCGCCCTCGGCGTGCACGTCCGCGTGGGCAACGAGGACAACCTGTGGGCGCGCAAGGGCGAGCGCATGAGCTCCGTCCGACAGATCGAGCAGATGGTGCGGATCTCCGACGCCCTCGGTCGCGACATCGCGAGCGGCGCGGAGGCCAAGGAGATCTACCACATCGGCAAGTACTACACGGACACCGAGCAGACCCTGGCACGGCTCGGCATGGTGCCCAACCGGCGAGCCGGGCAGCGCGGGTTCATGCTGCGCGACACGACCCGCTGA
- a CDS encoding glucose 1-dehydrogenase, producing the protein MGKLQGKIAVVTGGTTGIGLATAKLFVREGAYVFITGRRQKELDEGVQAIGSNVTGVQGDVAELADLDRLYETVKAKGRIDVVFANAGLGEFASLEDITEDHFDKIFDINVKGALFTVQKALPLLNDGASVILTGSVASVKGTPEFSVYGASKAAIRNFVRGWTVELKDRRIRSNVLSPGPIATPLVAAQPQGAIERIASTIPMGRMGEPDEVAKAALFLASDDSSFVTGIELFVDGGRAQI; encoded by the coding sequence ATGGGCAAGCTGCAGGGAAAAATTGCGGTCGTCACCGGCGGCACCACAGGGATCGGGCTGGCCACAGCGAAGCTCTTCGTCAGAGAGGGAGCCTATGTCTTCATCACGGGCCGCCGCCAGAAAGAACTCGATGAAGGCGTGCAGGCAATCGGCAGCAACGTAACCGGCGTTCAGGGCGACGTCGCCGAACTGGCCGACCTTGACCGCCTCTACGAGACCGTCAAGGCGAAGGGCCGGATCGATGTCGTTTTCGCCAACGCAGGTCTGGGTGAGTTCGCTTCCCTGGAAGACATCACGGAAGACCATTTCGACAAAATTTTCGACATCAACGTGAAGGGGGCGCTCTTTACGGTACAGAAGGCCCTGCCGCTACTGAATGACGGCGCTTCTGTCATTCTCACGGGCTCCGTTGCGAGCGTCAAAGGAACCCCCGAGTTCTCGGTCTACGGCGCCAGCAAGGCTGCCATCCGAAATTTCGTTCGAGGATGGACGGTAGAGCTGAAGGATCGCCGTATCCGGTCCAACGTCCTCAGCCCTGGCCCGATCGCAACGCCGCTAGTGGCGGCGCAACCCCAGGGCGCCATCGAGAGGATTGCGTCCACCATCCCGATGGGCCGCATGGGGGAGCCCGACGAAGTCGCCAAGGCGGCGCTTTTCCTGGCCTCGGACGACTCCAGCTTCGTCACGGGAATCGAACTTTTCGTTGATGGCGGCAGAGCGCAAATCTGA
- a CDS encoding TauD/TfdA family dioxygenase — MTQSSTRTRIQVEPLTCTIGAELHGVQLSEAAHDATLHAEIKQLLLRHKVLFLRDQDMTRAEHVAFASRLGPLEDHPVLGSDPDHPGLVRIYKDLDSKPERYENALHCDATWRERPPMGAVLRCVETPEVGGDTIWVNMAEAYRRLPEHIRTQIAGLRARHSIEASFGAVLPTEQRHRLKARYPDPEHPVVRTHPETGEKILFVNAFTTHFVNHHTPGNVRFGQDHAPGANLLLNYLISQAAIPEYQVRWRWTANSVAIWDNRSTQHYAVQDYWPAVRKMERAGITGDRPC; from the coding sequence ATGACGCAGAGCTCCACCCGCACCCGGATCCAGGTCGAACCACTGACCTGTACCATCGGCGCCGAACTGCACGGCGTCCAGCTCAGCGAAGCCGCCCACGACGCCACCCTCCACGCCGAGATCAAACAACTCCTGCTCCGCCACAAGGTGTTGTTCCTGCGTGACCAGGACATGACCCGCGCCGAGCACGTCGCCTTCGCCTCCCGCCTCGGCCCGCTGGAGGACCACCCGGTCCTCGGTAGCGACCCGGACCACCCGGGCCTCGTCCGCATCTACAAGGACCTGGACAGCAAGCCCGAGCGCTACGAGAACGCCCTGCACTGCGACGCGACATGGCGCGAACGGCCGCCCATGGGCGCCGTACTGCGCTGCGTTGAGACCCCCGAGGTGGGCGGCGACACGATCTGGGTGAACATGGCCGAGGCGTACCGCAGGCTCCCCGAACACATCCGCACGCAGATCGCCGGCCTGCGCGCCCGGCACAGCATCGAAGCGAGCTTCGGCGCGGTCCTGCCGACGGAACAGCGCCACCGGCTCAAGGCCCGCTACCCGGACCCGGAGCACCCGGTGGTCCGCACCCACCCGGAGACCGGGGAGAAGATCCTCTTCGTCAACGCCTTCACCACCCATTTCGTCAACCACCACACTCCCGGGAACGTACGGTTCGGCCAGGACCACGCCCCCGGCGCCAACCTGCTGCTGAACTACCTGATCAGCCAGGCCGCGATCCCCGAGTACCAGGTTCGCTGGCGCTGGACCGCGAACAGCGTGGCCATCTGGGACAACCGCTCCACCCAGCACTACGCCGTCCAGGACTACTGGCCGGCCGTCCGCAAGATGGAGCGCGCCGGGATCACCGGTGACCGGCCCTGCTGA
- a CDS encoding MFS transporter, producing the protein MTGPAEPMTRRYAWLVFALSFGLLLSDYMSRQVLNAVFPLLKSEWLLSDAELGSLSGIVALMVGLRTFPLSLLADRWGRVRSLVLAAVVWSLATLGCAVSASYGQMFLGRFLVGVGEAAYGSVGIAVVLSVFPAGLRATLSGAFIAGGAFGSVLGVSIGGVVAQHLGWRWTFAVMGLFGLVLAAVYGVVVTERRLATADFGPGEAPDIGGPVRTLLPRLFSSVSVLCAYIGSGLQMFIAMALLAWMPSFLDRSYGLAPAKAGLAAGVFALITGIGMVGGGMVCDRLGRGKPRLKWTVAIVCSLGSLTLLTAGFQLPPGTPQLVLVGVGTLLSNATAGPAASMVVSLTPTAVAATAMATLTLANSLLGLAPGPAVTGMLADRMGLHAALQVIPLVSLVAGVAFALGRRHYDKGLVSLSAWALRRSELPT; encoded by the coding sequence GTGACCGGCCCTGCTGAGCCGATGACCCGCCGCTACGCGTGGCTGGTGTTCGCCCTCAGCTTCGGACTGCTGCTCTCCGACTACATGTCTCGGCAGGTCCTGAACGCGGTTTTCCCGCTGCTGAAGTCCGAATGGCTGCTCTCCGACGCCGAGTTGGGCTCCCTGAGCGGCATCGTCGCCCTGATGGTCGGACTGCGGACCTTCCCGCTGTCGCTGCTCGCCGACCGATGGGGCCGGGTCAGGAGCCTGGTCCTGGCCGCGGTGGTGTGGAGCCTGGCGACCCTGGGCTGCGCCGTCTCCGCGAGCTACGGACAGATGTTCCTGGGCCGCTTCCTGGTCGGCGTGGGCGAGGCCGCGTACGGGAGCGTCGGCATAGCGGTGGTGCTGAGCGTGTTCCCGGCGGGTCTGCGGGCCACCCTCTCCGGTGCGTTCATCGCGGGCGGCGCCTTCGGATCCGTACTCGGAGTGTCGATCGGCGGAGTCGTGGCCCAACACCTGGGCTGGCGCTGGACGTTCGCCGTCATGGGCCTGTTCGGACTGGTCCTGGCAGCCGTCTACGGCGTCGTCGTGACGGAGCGGAGACTGGCGACGGCCGACTTCGGACCCGGCGAAGCTCCGGACATCGGTGGGCCGGTGCGGACGCTCCTGCCTAGGCTGTTCTCCTCCGTCTCCGTGCTGTGCGCCTATATCGGCAGCGGACTGCAGATGTTCATCGCGATGGCCCTGCTGGCCTGGATGCCCAGCTTCCTCGACCGCTCCTACGGCCTGGCGCCCGCCAAGGCCGGGCTCGCCGCCGGCGTCTTCGCACTGATCACCGGGATCGGCATGGTCGGCGGCGGAATGGTCTGCGACCGGCTCGGACGCGGAAAGCCCCGTCTCAAATGGACCGTCGCCATCGTCTGCAGCCTCGGATCGCTGACCCTGCTCACGGCAGGCTTCCAACTCCCTCCCGGCACACCGCAACTCGTCCTCGTCGGCGTCGGCACACTGCTGTCCAACGCCACCGCGGGACCTGCCGCCTCCATGGTGGTGAGCCTGACCCCGACCGCCGTCGCGGCGACGGCCATGGCCACACTCACCCTCGCCAACAGTCTGCTGGGTCTGGCACCCGGACCCGCGGTGACCGGCATGCTCGCCGACCGCATGGGTCTGCACGCCGCACTCCAGGTGATCCCGCTCGTGTCGCTGGTGGCGGGTGTGGCCTTCGCCCTCGGCAGACGCCATTACGACAAGGGTCTCGTCTCGCTCTCGGCCTGGGCCCTCAGAAGATCGGAGCTCCCGACATGA
- a CDS encoding quinone oxidoreductase — MAHAIRFHETGGPDVLRLEQVTVGDPGPGQVRVRHEAVGLNFADTYFRTGLYPAPLPAGLGVEGAGIIEAVGAGVTHVAEGDRVTYTGSPLGAYSTERIMPADPLIRLPDGIDCETAAAMTMRGLTAAYLLRRIHPLKPGDTILLHAAAGGVGLIVCQWAKLLGLTVIGTVSTEAKAELARAHGCDHTILYRREDVAERVRELTDGAGVPLVLDSIGKDTVAGSMASLSRRGLLVCFGTASGVPPLDAMQLAIHGSLFVTRPALADYIAEPAERDALADELFGYVAAGRIAIRVDQRYTLGDAVAAHRALEAGRTTGSSVLIP; from the coding sequence ATGGCACACGCCATCCGTTTCCATGAGACCGGCGGCCCCGACGTCCTGCGGCTGGAGCAGGTCACCGTCGGCGACCCGGGCCCCGGACAGGTCCGCGTCCGGCACGAGGCCGTCGGCCTCAACTTCGCCGACACCTACTTCCGCACCGGCCTCTACCCGGCTCCGCTGCCCGCCGGTCTCGGTGTCGAGGGCGCCGGCATCATCGAGGCCGTCGGCGCGGGCGTCACGCACGTCGCCGAGGGCGACCGCGTCACGTACACCGGCAGCCCGCTCGGCGCCTACAGCACCGAACGGATCATGCCAGCCGACCCGCTGATCCGGTTGCCCGACGGCATCGACTGCGAGACCGCCGCCGCGATGACCATGCGTGGCCTCACCGCCGCCTACCTGCTGCGCCGGATCCATCCGCTGAAGCCCGGCGACACGATCCTGCTGCACGCCGCCGCGGGCGGGGTCGGCCTGATCGTCTGCCAGTGGGCCAAGCTGCTAGGCCTCACCGTGATCGGCACGGTCTCCACGGAGGCGAAGGCCGAACTCGCCCGTGCCCATGGCTGCGACCACACCATCCTGTACCGCCGGGAGGACGTCGCCGAGCGGGTGCGGGAACTCACCGACGGGGCAGGTGTGCCCCTCGTCCTCGACAGCATCGGCAAGGACACCGTCGCCGGGTCCATGGCCTCGCTCAGCCGCCGCGGCCTGCTGGTCTGCTTCGGCACGGCCTCCGGCGTGCCGCCGCTCGACGCGATGCAACTCGCCATCCACGGCTCGCTGTTCGTGACCCGCCCCGCCCTCGCCGACTACATCGCCGAACCGGCCGAGCGCGACGCTCTGGCCGACGAGCTGTTCGGCTACGTCGCCGCCGGCCGGATCGCGATCCGTGTCGACCAGCGCTACACCCTCGGCGACGCGGTGGCGGCACACCGGGCCCTGGAAGCGGGCCGCACCACGGGTTCGTCCGTCCTCATTCCCTGA
- a CDS encoding amidase, whose translation MTTFEERTRVHAFRDDALGEHDAVGLAAAIRRGEVGADEAARDAAARVRTVEARLNAVRTPVDVPAATTRAGGAFAGVPTFVKDNTDYLGLPTGHGSAAFTPRPARRHAPIVRQFLSSGVTVLGKTRLPEFGFSPTTEFEGAEPVRNPWNTEYSAGGSSGGSAALVAAGAVPIAHANDGGGSIRIPAACCGLVGLKPTRGRVVANAESRRLPLDIVADGVVSRSVRDTAAFLAAAEKYWRNPKLPPLGLVEGPSERRLRIGFLLDSPNGVHADTATRAAVTATVATFERLGHTVDPVELALDARFTDDFLTYWGLLSFLIGSTGRTFGADFDRHRMDGLSRGLRDTYLENWRRTPGVLRRLRRTKEAYAAAFRGLDLILSPVLAHTAPPIGHLSPTVPYPTLIERILAYVAFTPIDNVVGTPSVSVPTPSATEDGLPVGVMLSGRPGSERTLLEAAFVLEAEQPFRRIQGQ comes from the coding sequence ATGACGACTTTCGAGGAACGGACCAGGGTGCACGCCTTCCGGGACGACGCCCTGGGAGAGCACGACGCCGTCGGTCTGGCCGCGGCGATCCGACGGGGTGAGGTCGGCGCCGACGAGGCCGCCAGGGACGCGGCGGCACGGGTACGGACGGTCGAAGCACGGCTCAACGCGGTCCGCACGCCCGTCGACGTCCCGGCGGCCACCACCCGCGCAGGCGGCGCCTTCGCCGGGGTACCGACCTTCGTCAAGGACAACACCGACTACCTGGGGCTCCCCACCGGCCACGGCAGCGCGGCCTTCACTCCGAGGCCCGCGCGACGGCACGCGCCGATCGTCCGGCAGTTCCTGAGCAGCGGCGTCACGGTGCTGGGCAAGACCCGGCTGCCCGAGTTCGGGTTCAGCCCGACCACGGAATTCGAGGGCGCCGAGCCCGTTCGCAACCCGTGGAACACGGAGTACTCGGCGGGTGGTTCGTCGGGCGGCAGCGCGGCGCTCGTCGCCGCCGGGGCGGTGCCGATCGCGCACGCCAACGATGGTGGTGGCTCGATCCGTATCCCCGCCGCCTGCTGCGGTCTCGTCGGACTCAAGCCGACCCGCGGACGGGTCGTGGCGAACGCCGAGAGCCGTCGACTGCCGCTCGACATCGTCGCCGACGGCGTCGTGAGTCGCTCCGTCCGGGACACCGCGGCGTTCCTCGCCGCCGCCGAGAAGTACTGGCGCAACCCGAAGCTGCCGCCCCTGGGCCTGGTCGAAGGGCCCTCGGAGCGGCGGCTGCGCATCGGGTTCCTGCTGGACTCGCCGAACGGTGTCCACGCCGACACCGCCACCCGGGCGGCCGTCACAGCGACCGTGGCCACGTTCGAACGGCTCGGCCACACCGTGGACCCGGTGGAGTTGGCCCTCGACGCCCGTTTCACCGACGACTTCCTCACCTACTGGGGCCTGCTGTCGTTCCTCATCGGTTCCACAGGCCGGACCTTCGGCGCCGACTTCGACCGTCACCGCATGGACGGCCTCAGCCGAGGGCTGCGGGACACCTACCTCGAGAACTGGCGGCGCACTCCGGGCGTGCTGCGGAGGCTCAGGCGTACGAAGGAGGCGTACGCGGCCGCGTTCCGCGGGCTCGACCTCATCCTTTCCCCTGTACTTGCCCACACCGCGCCCCCGATCGGCCACCTCAGCCCCACCGTTCCCTACCCGACGCTGATCGAACGGATTCTCGCGTACGTCGCGTTCACGCCCATCGACAACGTGGTCGGCACCCCGTCGGTCTCGGTGCCCACCCCGAGCGCGACCGAGGACGGACTGCCCGTCGGCGTCATGCTCTCCGGTCGCCCCGGCAGTGAACGGACGCTGCTGGAGGCCGCGTTCGTGTTGGAGGCGGAGCAGCCTTTCCGACGCATCCAGGGCCAGTGA
- a CDS encoding alpha/beta hydrolase: protein MNPIPTPTVVLVPGLRDHVPDHWQTILAARIAGAVTVPPPTDAGLGRDARVTALNDTLSRIRGPVVLVAHSAGVLTTVHWAARHRHPVRGALLATPPDFDTPLPDGHPGPETLRENGWLPVPRTPLPFPSVVAASTNDPLARLGRVAELARAWGSRLVDIGPVGHLNPASGYGEWPQAPELLHTFGCGASADTEVSA, encoded by the coding sequence ATGAACCCCATCCCCACCCCCACGGTCGTACTGGTGCCCGGACTGCGCGATCACGTCCCCGACCACTGGCAGACGATACTCGCCGCCCGGATCGCCGGCGCCGTGACCGTGCCGCCTCCGACGGACGCCGGACTCGGCCGCGACGCGCGGGTGACGGCCTTGAACGACACACTGTCCCGGATCCGAGGGCCGGTGGTGCTCGTCGCGCACAGCGCCGGAGTGCTCACCACCGTGCACTGGGCGGCCCGGCACCGCCACCCGGTGCGCGGCGCCCTGCTCGCGACGCCACCGGACTTCGACACCCCACTGCCCGACGGCCACCCCGGCCCCGAGACCCTGCGGGAGAACGGATGGCTGCCGGTCCCCCGTACGCCCCTGCCGTTCCCCAGCGTTGTCGCGGCGAGCACGAACGACCCCCTGGCCCGCCTCGGCCGGGTCGCCGAGCTGGCCCGCGCCTGGGGCAGCCGCCTGGTGGACATCGGCCCGGTCGGACACCTCAACCCCGCATCGGGCTACGGGGAATGGCCGCAGGCACCGGAGTTGCTCCACACCTTCGGCTGCGGCGCGAGCGCGGACACCGAGGTGTCCGCATGA
- a CDS encoding acetoacetate--CoA ligase, translating into MSAHDSDIAGFLRWLGKERGLAFTDYAELWRWSTDDLPGFWSAVWEYYGLDAVSDYDEVLADATMPGATWFTGARLNFARLCLARATDDRPALIAVSETGDPAEISWDRLTGEVAGVAATLREMGVGPGDRVAGYLPNIPQAVVALLATAAVGATWTVCSPDFGTPSVLARLRQARPTVLVAADGYRYAGRDYDRRPHTAEILDGLPTVRHLVAVDRLYTAENGPAWSRRPDVTQHRWTELADRQARPVFADVPFDHPLWILWSSGTTGVPKGIVHGHGGIVVELLKALGLGADLRARDRYFFHTSTGWMVWNLMVAGLLHGATVVLYDGSPTHPDINGVWRIAERTGATIVGVGAAYLIAAEKAGAHPAADTDLRAVRSVLQTGSVMPDSTWHWVHDRLVPLARLQSICGGTDICSVLAGGSPLLPVRTGRISGPALGVALASWDATGQPRSGRQGELVVTAPMPSMPLFFVDDPGDERYGSSYFDVYPGVWRHGDWVTVDTDLSVMVAGRSDATLNRMGVRMGSADIYAVVEQLPRIADSLVVGAELPDGRYCMPLFVVPAVGERFDDDLRDEIVGAIRQSLSPRHVPDIVVPIDAVPRTLTGKKLEVPVKHILQGARVTDVSTEGAVTRPDMLAWFADFAAELRTGRGEGPPRSTLH; encoded by the coding sequence ATGAGCGCGCACGACTCCGATATCGCCGGCTTCCTGCGATGGCTGGGCAAGGAGCGTGGCCTTGCGTTCACGGACTACGCCGAGCTGTGGCGGTGGAGCACCGACGACCTGCCCGGCTTCTGGTCGGCCGTATGGGAGTACTACGGCCTGGACGCCGTCAGCGACTACGACGAGGTGCTCGCCGACGCGACCATGCCCGGCGCGACCTGGTTCACCGGGGCGCGCCTCAACTTCGCCCGGCTGTGTCTCGCCCGCGCCACCGACGATCGCCCCGCACTCATCGCCGTGTCCGAGACGGGCGACCCTGCGGAGATCTCGTGGGACCGGCTCACCGGCGAAGTGGCCGGCGTGGCCGCAACCCTCCGCGAGATGGGCGTGGGCCCCGGCGACCGTGTCGCCGGGTACCTGCCGAACATCCCGCAGGCCGTGGTCGCCCTCCTGGCCACCGCCGCCGTCGGCGCGACCTGGACGGTGTGCTCGCCGGACTTCGGTACGCCGAGCGTGCTCGCCCGGCTGCGCCAGGCGCGGCCGACGGTTCTGGTCGCCGCGGACGGCTACCGCTACGCGGGCAGGGATTACGACCGGCGCCCGCACACCGCCGAGATCCTGGACGGCCTGCCCACGGTCCGCCACCTCGTCGCCGTCGACCGTCTGTACACGGCCGAGAACGGTCCGGCATGGTCCCGGCGGCCGGATGTGACACAGCACAGGTGGACCGAACTGGCCGACCGGCAGGCCCGACCGGTCTTCGCCGACGTCCCGTTCGATCACCCGCTGTGGATCCTGTGGTCCTCGGGCACCACCGGCGTACCGAAGGGCATTGTGCACGGCCACGGCGGCATCGTCGTGGAACTGCTCAAGGCCCTCGGGCTCGGTGCCGACCTGCGGGCGCGGGACCGCTATTTCTTCCACACCTCCACCGGCTGGATGGTGTGGAACCTCATGGTCGCGGGCCTGCTGCACGGGGCCACGGTCGTCCTGTACGACGGCAGCCCCACGCACCCCGATATCAACGGGGTCTGGCGGATCGCCGAACGTACCGGCGCCACGATCGTCGGCGTCGGCGCCGCCTACCTGATCGCCGCGGAGAAGGCGGGCGCCCACCCGGCGGCCGATACGGACCTGCGCGCGGTGCGGTCCGTCCTGCAGACCGGCTCGGTGATGCCCGACAGCACCTGGCACTGGGTCCACGACCGGCTCGTCCCCCTTGCCCGCCTCCAGTCGATCTGCGGCGGCACCGACATCTGCTCGGTCCTCGCCGGCGGCTCCCCGCTGCTGCCGGTGCGCACGGGCCGGATCTCCGGGCCCGCCCTGGGCGTGGCCCTCGCGTCCTGGGACGCCACGGGGCAGCCGCGTTCCGGGCGGCAGGGCGAACTGGTGGTGACGGCGCCGATGCCGTCGATGCCGCTGTTCTTCGTCGACGACCCCGGCGACGAGCGTTACGGGAGCAGCTACTTCGACGTCTATCCGGGCGTGTGGCGGCACGGCGACTGGGTCACCGTCGACACCGACCTCTCCGTCATGGTGGCCGGACGCTCCGACGCCACGCTCAACCGGATGGGGGTGCGGATGGGCTCGGCCGATATCTACGCCGTCGTCGAACAGCTCCCGCGGATCGCGGACAGCCTCGTCGTCGGCGCCGAACTGCCGGACGGACGCTACTGCATGCCCCTGTTCGTCGTGCCCGCGGTGGGGGAGCGATTCGACGACGACCTGCGCGACGAGATCGTCGGTGCGATCCGGCAGAGCCTGTCGCCCCGGCATGTGCCGGACATCGTCGTCCCCATCGACGCGGTGCCCCGCACCCTCACGGGAAAGAAGCTGGAGGTCCCCGTCAAACACATCCTCCAGGGCGCACGCGTCACCGACGTCAGTACGGAAGGCGCCGTGACCCGGCCCGACATGCTGGCCTGGTTCGCGGACTTCGCCGCCGAACTGCGCACCGGCAGGGGAGAGGGGCCACCGCGGAGCACGCTCCACTGA